CTGAAGGATCCCGATATAATACCCACTCCGAGGCCGATTGAGGCATCGAGCGTGGAGGAAGCTGTTGAGGAGATAAGGAGGGTGATCGGACGAGGGTGAGGGCTTTCTGCTCTAGCGCTAACTTGGGACCTGGTTACGATATAGTTGGGCTGGCCCTGAATGCTTTCCACGATATAGTCGAGGTGGAGCTCGTTAAAGGGGATGGCAGGGCCGAGGTCGTGGATGTCAGGGGACCCTATTCAAACTCAATACCCTTAGGAGAGAGGAACTCCGCAGCTGAGGCTGCTAGAGCAGCCCTGAAGTTAGCTGAGCAGAGGTTAGATGCTAAGATAAGGATATGGAAGGGAGTCCCCCCTAGGAGGGGGCTCGGTAGCAGCGGCGCTTCCGCTGCCGCCACCGTGAGAGCTATAGATATCTTGCTAGGAGGCGTTTTGAAGGATGAGGAGTTAGTTAAAGCAGCTAGTGAGGGTGAGAGAATTTCTTCTGGATCAGCACATCCAGATAACGTTGCTCCTTCCCTTTTCGGTGGGCTAGTCGTAATAGGGAGGGAGGTACTCAAGTTCAAACCGGACTTCGAGTTCCTATTGGCGATACCGTGGATCGACGTCCCTGAGAACAAGACCGAGTACATGAGGAATTTGATACCGAAGGAAGTGCCTCTAGATAAGTTCTCAAAGCACTGCTTACACCTCTCCCACCTCATGCTAGGTATAGCTTTGAACGATGCTAGGATCTTCGGGGAGGGGATGAATTACTCCTTCATAGATGAGTGCAGGTCACGATCGATCCCCGGATTCGATGAACTGAGGAGGAGGGCACTTGAGAATGGAGCTCTCGGTGTTTCGATAAGTGGAGCAGGCCCGAGTATCCTCATA
The sequence above is drawn from the Candidatus Korarchaeum cryptofilum OPF8 genome and encodes:
- a CDS encoding homoserine kinase, yielding MRAFCSSANLGPGYDIVGLALNAFHDIVEVELVKGDGRAEVVDVRGPYSNSIPLGERNSAAEAARAALKLAEQRLDAKIRIWKGVPPRRGLGSSGASAAATVRAIDILLGGVLKDEELVKAASEGERISSGSAHPDNVAPSLFGGLVVIGREVLKFKPDFEFLLAIPWIDVPENKTEYMRNLIPKEVPLDKFSKHCLHLSHLMLGIALNDARIFGEGMNYSFIDECRSRSIPGFDELRRRALENGALGVSISGAGPSILILCEDCPRVSRVLRDEFKRIGVPATILEASPAEGASAL